A genomic segment from Lineus longissimus chromosome 15, tnLinLong1.2, whole genome shotgun sequence encodes:
- the LOC135499707 gene encoding uncharacterized protein LOC135499707 isoform X4, with protein sequence MDDNNKNVGNDPIEMEHDVGLRMECSEETDDRTFVQVKREPIENEEEGSADEVGLDSGYHIKAKPPQDDNFTVIRHHGLVKPTTYDEGCEERCVRVKNERYESIESRDDQIKFEASGPDNMVTFQYETFSTSSPDQIMTYPDGNIPFVADRQTESHDFKSKRVCFKTEESVEDAENVKYEEYSGSTGGTEASSNVYDFPQAAAEKDSTHLQHDWQGLAGPEDAGDEESAGSPSYCQPNFSAARPGQLPIHVVDPLHGDEMKMEEEEEEEASLSVTGVIPNLHTQRPATQLGLTRPGTEALDLRQAVGQSTGEPFLVCFMASSIQRDCKPAAMTISRVPVQCSLNLSQ encoded by the exons ATGgatgacaacaacaaaaatgttgGGAACGACCCGATCGAAATGGAACACGATGTAGGACTAAGAATGGAGTGTTCCGAAGAGACGGATGATCGAACATTTGTCCAGGTTAAGCGTGAACCCATCGAGAATGAAGAAGAGGGTTCCGCTGATGAGGTCGGGTTGGATTCAGGGTATCATATCAAAGCTAAACCGCCTCAAGATGACAATTTCACTGTGATACGACATCATGGCCTTGTAAAACCCACTACTTATGATGAGGGGTGTGAGGAACGGTGTGTTCGTGTTAAGAATGAGCGGTATGAGTCGATAGAATCTCGTGATGATCAGATCAAGTTTGAAGCAAGTGGGCCTGATAACATGGTGACATTTCAATATGAAACGTTTTCCACCAGTTCTCCAGATCAAATAATGACATATCCTGATGGTAACATTCCATTTGTAGCGGATAGACAAACAGAATCGCATGATTTCAAGTCAAAACGAGTTTGTTTCAAAACAGAAGAGTCGGTTGAAGATGCAGAGAATGTCAAATATGAAGAGTATTCTGGTAGTACTGGTGGCACTGAAGCTTCATCAAATGTCTATGACTTCCCTCAAGCTGCTGCTGAGAAAGACTCGACGCATTTACAACATGACTGGCAGGGTCTGGCTGGTCCAGAGGATGCTGGTGACGAGGAGAGTGCAGGGTCTCCGTCTTATTGCCAACCAAACTTTTCTGCTGCTCGGCCAGGACAGCTTCCGATTCATGTTGTTGATCCGTTACACGGTGATGAGATGAaaatggaggaggaggaggaagaggaggccAGTTTAAGTGTGACAGGAGTTATACCTAATTTGCATACACAG CGACCAGCCACCCAACTCGGGCTGACAAGACCTGGAACTGAAGCTTTGGATCTCAGACAGGCTGTTGGCCAGTCCACTGGTG AACCTTTCCTAGTATGTTTCATGGCCAGCAGCATTCAGCGTGATTGTAAACCAGCAGCCATGACCATTAGCAGAGTGCCAGTACAATGTTCCCTG AACCTTTCCCAGTGA
- the LOC135499707 gene encoding zinc finger protein 726-like isoform X1, whose translation MDDNNKNVGNDPIEMEHDVGLRMECSEETDDRTFVQVKREPIENEEEGSADEVGLDSGYHIKAKPPQDDNFTVIRHHGLVKPTTYDEGCEERCVRVKNERYESIESRDDQIKFEASGPDNMVTFQYETFSTSSPDQIMTYPDGNIPFVADRQTESHDFKSKRVCFKTEESVEDAENVKYEEYSGSTGGTEASSNVYDFPQAAAEKDSTHLQHDWQGLAGPEDAGDEESAGSPSYCQPNFSAARPGQLPIHVVDPLHGDEMKMEEEEEEEASLSVTGVIPNLHTQRPATQLGLTRPGTEALDLRQAVGQSTGEPFPVNFITSDIHDTHSKSGTTTPLATALPDCEANSFVGLQSSNFPSHNSGIMTFSMMAKEGVKCKCGVCDMSFTSVAALKCHERLHVSGGNVFSCEYCGMIFMRKSHLTQHERIHTGERPFKCSHCAMSFAQKGNLRQHELIHTGEKPHVCEHCGKKFTQKSAHARHERIHTGEKPFRCEVCEMKFAQKGNLRQHEQIHTGEKRFKCEHCGKGFIQKSFLEAHESVHRGLKPFKCEHCEKSFTSKSNVTQHKRIHTGEKRFKCGHCEMRFTRRSILTQHERIHTGEKPFRCDHCEMSFPQKSGLNQHELVHTGEKPFRCKHCDMRFSRKEHCAKHERIHTGEKFQCVHCEMAFTQKGNLNQHIHRIHSGVRPFKCKYCHKGFASQADLKRHGFVHLDVKPLKS comes from the exons ATGgatgacaacaacaaaaatgttgGGAACGACCCGATCGAAATGGAACACGATGTAGGACTAAGAATGGAGTGTTCCGAAGAGACGGATGATCGAACATTTGTCCAGGTTAAGCGTGAACCCATCGAGAATGAAGAAGAGGGTTCCGCTGATGAGGTCGGGTTGGATTCAGGGTATCATATCAAAGCTAAACCGCCTCAAGATGACAATTTCACTGTGATACGACATCATGGCCTTGTAAAACCCACTACTTATGATGAGGGGTGTGAGGAACGGTGTGTTCGTGTTAAGAATGAGCGGTATGAGTCGATAGAATCTCGTGATGATCAGATCAAGTTTGAAGCAAGTGGGCCTGATAACATGGTGACATTTCAATATGAAACGTTTTCCACCAGTTCTCCAGATCAAATAATGACATATCCTGATGGTAACATTCCATTTGTAGCGGATAGACAAACAGAATCGCATGATTTCAAGTCAAAACGAGTTTGTTTCAAAACAGAAGAGTCGGTTGAAGATGCAGAGAATGTCAAATATGAAGAGTATTCTGGTAGTACTGGTGGCACTGAAGCTTCATCAAATGTCTATGACTTCCCTCAAGCTGCTGCTGAGAAAGACTCGACGCATTTACAACATGACTGGCAGGGTCTGGCTGGTCCAGAGGATGCTGGTGACGAGGAGAGTGCAGGGTCTCCGTCTTATTGCCAACCAAACTTTTCTGCTGCTCGGCCAGGACAGCTTCCGATTCATGTTGTTGATCCGTTACACGGTGATGAGATGAaaatggaggaggaggaggaagaggaggccAGTTTAAGTGTGACAGGAGTTATACCTAATTTGCATACACAG CGACCAGCCACCCAACTCGGGCTGACAAGACCTGGAACTGAAGCTTTGGATCTCAGACAGGCTGTTGGCCAGTCCACTGGTG AACCTTTCCCAGTGAATTTCATCACCAGCGACATTCATGACACTCATAGTAAATCAGGCACAACAACTCCTCTCGCTACAGCTTTGCCTGATTGTGAGGCAAATTCATTTGTTGGACTACAGTCTTCAAATTTCCCTAGTCACAATAGTGGAATTATGACATTTTCTATGATGGCCAAAGAGGGTGTTAAATGTAAGTGCGGTGTGTGTGATATGTCTTTTACTAGTGTGGCTGCCCTTAAATGCCATGAGCGTCTCCACGTAAGTGGAGGAAATGTCTTCAGTTGCGAATATTGTGGAATGATATTTATGCGGAAAAGTCATCTTACCCAAcatgagcgtattcacactggagaaagaccattcaaGTGTAGTCATTGTGCGATGAGTTTTGCACAAAAAGGTAATCTTCGACAACATGAACtgattcacactggagaaaaaccgcATGTCTGTGAGCACTGTGGCAAGAAATTCACGCAGAAATCTGCTCATGCTCGGCACGAACGCATTCACactggagagaaaccattcAGATGTGAGGTATGCGAAATGAAGTTTGCACAAAAAGGGAATCTCAGGCAACATGAACAAATTCACACGGGAGAAAAGCGATTCAAGTGTGAGCATTGTGGGAAAGGGTTCATTCAAAAGAGTTTTCTTGAAGCGCATGAAAGTGTGCACAGAGGATTAAAACCTTTCAAATGTGAGCATTGTGAGAAGAGTTTCACTTCTAAAAGTAATGTTACACAACACAAACGCATTCACACTGGTGAGAAGCGGTTCAAGTGTGGACATTGCGAGATGAGGTTTACGCGCAGAAGTATTCTTACACAACATGAGCGAattcacactggtgaaaaaccgTTCAGATGTGATCATTGTGAGATGAGTTTCCCTCAGAAGAGCGGTTTAAATCAACATGAACTTGTTCACACTGGCGAAAAACCGTTTCGGTGTAAACATTGTGATATGAGGTTTAGTCGAAAGGAGCATTGCGCAAAACATGAACgcattcacactggagaaaaattCCAGTGTGTACACTGCGAGATGGCGTTTACGCAAAAAGGCAACCTGAACCAACATATCCATCGTATTCACTCTGGAGTAAGACCATTCAAGTGTAAATATTGCCATAAGGGATTTGCTTCTCAGGCGGATCTTAAACGTCATGGGTTTGTTCACCTTGATGTAAAACCATTGAAATCTTAG
- the LOC135499707 gene encoding zinc finger protein 773-like isoform X3, whose amino-acid sequence MDDNNKNVGNDPIEMEHDVGLRMECSEETDDRTFVQVKREPIENEEEGSADEVGLDSGYHIKAKPPQDDNFTVIRHHGLVKPTTYDEGCEERCVRVKNERYESIESRDDQIKFEASGPDNMVTFQYETFSTSSPDQIMTYPDGNIPFVADRQTESHDFKSKRVCFKTEESVEDAENVKYEEYSGSTGGTEASSNVYDFPQAAAEKDSTHLQHDWQGLAGPEDAGDEESAGSPSYCQPNFSAARPGQLPIHVVDPLHGDEMKMEEEEEEEASLSVTGVIPNLHTQRPATQLGLTRPGTEALDLRQAVGQSTGEPTPTHLEFGVQTKLHQICAKLHVGKAENPSSFGNLPVGVPSYQDTHGEKLFQVSPVEFADDFHVDLYKPCLCKQCGKAFSGKSALEIHERFCVDKKSVLFQCQLCDKVFERKCNYTRHKCSLVEERPHKCKLCEKTFVRPSHLACHELIHTGKKPFKCKYCEKGFTEKPNLARHELIHTGEKPFECKSCCKVFTQKCHLIRHERIHTMERPFECTHCGKAFIQESHLVRHELIHTGEKRYQCKYCQKRFTQNSSLTRHEQIHLPNTETSPANVNTRQTEIDSKNVCGPVGPVDLQKSQAGPVNLQGSLKVPTDLTNSSGGPAGFQKSLL is encoded by the exons ATGgatgacaacaacaaaaatgttgGGAACGACCCGATCGAAATGGAACACGATGTAGGACTAAGAATGGAGTGTTCCGAAGAGACGGATGATCGAACATTTGTCCAGGTTAAGCGTGAACCCATCGAGAATGAAGAAGAGGGTTCCGCTGATGAGGTCGGGTTGGATTCAGGGTATCATATCAAAGCTAAACCGCCTCAAGATGACAATTTCACTGTGATACGACATCATGGCCTTGTAAAACCCACTACTTATGATGAGGGGTGTGAGGAACGGTGTGTTCGTGTTAAGAATGAGCGGTATGAGTCGATAGAATCTCGTGATGATCAGATCAAGTTTGAAGCAAGTGGGCCTGATAACATGGTGACATTTCAATATGAAACGTTTTCCACCAGTTCTCCAGATCAAATAATGACATATCCTGATGGTAACATTCCATTTGTAGCGGATAGACAAACAGAATCGCATGATTTCAAGTCAAAACGAGTTTGTTTCAAAACAGAAGAGTCGGTTGAAGATGCAGAGAATGTCAAATATGAAGAGTATTCTGGTAGTACTGGTGGCACTGAAGCTTCATCAAATGTCTATGACTTCCCTCAAGCTGCTGCTGAGAAAGACTCGACGCATTTACAACATGACTGGCAGGGTCTGGCTGGTCCAGAGGATGCTGGTGACGAGGAGAGTGCAGGGTCTCCGTCTTATTGCCAACCAAACTTTTCTGCTGCTCGGCCAGGACAGCTTCCGATTCATGTTGTTGATCCGTTACACGGTGATGAGATGAaaatggaggaggaggaggaagaggaggccAGTTTAAGTGTGACAGGAGTTATACCTAATTTGCATACACAG CGACCAGCCACCCAACTCGGGCTGACAAGACCTGGAACTGAAGCTTTGGATCTCAGACAGGCTGTTGGCCAGTCCACTGGTG AACCAACCCCAACCCATCTTGAATTTGGAGTCCAAACCAAACTTCACCAAATATGCGCTAAACTACATGTAGGAAAAGCCGAAAACCCATCATCATTTGGAAATTTGCCAGTTGGAGTGCCATCATATCAAGACACACACGGTGAAAAATTGTTCCAAGTCTCTCCAGTAGAATTTGCAGACGATTTTCATGTTGATCTGTATAAGCCCTGTCTTTGTAAACAATGTGGAAAGGCGTTCTCTGGGAAATCTGCTCTGGAAATTCATGAGCGTTTCTGTGTCGATAAAAAATCCGTGCTCTTCCAGTGCCAGTTGTGTGACAAAGTATTCGAGCGGAAATGTAACTACACGCGGCATAAATGTTCCCTTGTCGAGGAACGGCCACATAAGTGTAAACTCTGTGAGAAGACCTTTGTGCGACCGAGTCACCTCGCTTGTCATGAGTTAATCCACACGGGGAAAAAGCCATTCAAGtgtaaatattgtgagaaagGTTTCACCGAGAAGCCAAACCTTGCACGACATGAACTCATCCACACTGGAGAGAAACCTTTTGAGTGCAAATCGTGTTGCAAGGTGTTCACACAGAAGTGTCACCTGATCAGACACGAGCGTATTCACACCATGGAGCGGCCGTTTGAGTGTACGCACTGCGGGAAAGCGTTCATCCAGGAGAGTCATCTGGTACGTCACGAATTGATTCACACAGGCGAGAAGCGGTACCAATGTAAATACTGCCAGAAAAGATTTACGCAGAACAGTAGCCTCACGAGACATGAGCAGATTCATTTACCGAACACTGAAACAAGCCCAGCTAATGTCAATACCAGACAGACGGAAATCGATTCTAAAAATGTTTGTGGTCCAGTGGGACCAGTAGATCTTCAGAAAAGTCAGGCGGGGCCAGTCAATCTTCAAGGTAGTCTGAAAGTACCAACTGATTTAACAAATAGTTCAGGAGGACCTGCTGGCTTTCAGAAAAGTCTGCTGTGA
- the LOC135499707 gene encoding zinc finger protein 468-like isoform X2, whose product MDDNNKNVGNDPIEMEHDVGLRMECSEETDDRTFVQVKREPIENEEEGSADEVGLDSGYHIKAKPPQDDNFTVIRHHGLVKPTTYDEGCEERCVRVKNERYESIESRDDQIKFEASGPDNMVTFQYETFSTSSPDQIMTYPDGNIPFVADRQTESHDFKSKRVCFKTEESVEDAENVKYEEYSGSTGGTEASSNVYDFPQAAAEKDSTHLQHDWQGLAGPEDAGDEESAGSPSYCQPNFSAARPGQLPIHVVDPLHGDEMKMEEEEEEEASLSVTGVIPNLHTQRPATQLGLTRPGTEALDLRQAVGQSTGEPFLVCFMASSIQRDCKPAAMTISRVPVQCSLVSSAAQQRLLTQRGDGEELVKEQLGKNKQLCIQLKLKPFICEFCEMQFKRKSHLTEHGRIHTGEKPFRCQQCDMTFTRKSNLVQHEYLHTGEKLFKCEYCEKRFTRKRDVTQHGYIHTGEKPFKCKHCDKKFPRKQHLAQHERLHTGERPFSCEHCEKRFHQKTALKHHILLHAGEKLYACLHCDMKFTQKSALTVHERIHTGERPFKCCHCELKFARKSDLKQHGRIHTGEKPFGCECCGRRFARKPSLTRHEYTHSGQKPFRCDTCEMRFTQKYFLTEHVRIHTGEKPFKCGHCEMRFTQKAQLKRHQHVHTGENLFMCQHCEMMFTKKSHLTQHERTHSRENRVQS is encoded by the exons ATGgatgacaacaacaaaaatgttgGGAACGACCCGATCGAAATGGAACACGATGTAGGACTAAGAATGGAGTGTTCCGAAGAGACGGATGATCGAACATTTGTCCAGGTTAAGCGTGAACCCATCGAGAATGAAGAAGAGGGTTCCGCTGATGAGGTCGGGTTGGATTCAGGGTATCATATCAAAGCTAAACCGCCTCAAGATGACAATTTCACTGTGATACGACATCATGGCCTTGTAAAACCCACTACTTATGATGAGGGGTGTGAGGAACGGTGTGTTCGTGTTAAGAATGAGCGGTATGAGTCGATAGAATCTCGTGATGATCAGATCAAGTTTGAAGCAAGTGGGCCTGATAACATGGTGACATTTCAATATGAAACGTTTTCCACCAGTTCTCCAGATCAAATAATGACATATCCTGATGGTAACATTCCATTTGTAGCGGATAGACAAACAGAATCGCATGATTTCAAGTCAAAACGAGTTTGTTTCAAAACAGAAGAGTCGGTTGAAGATGCAGAGAATGTCAAATATGAAGAGTATTCTGGTAGTACTGGTGGCACTGAAGCTTCATCAAATGTCTATGACTTCCCTCAAGCTGCTGCTGAGAAAGACTCGACGCATTTACAACATGACTGGCAGGGTCTGGCTGGTCCAGAGGATGCTGGTGACGAGGAGAGTGCAGGGTCTCCGTCTTATTGCCAACCAAACTTTTCTGCTGCTCGGCCAGGACAGCTTCCGATTCATGTTGTTGATCCGTTACACGGTGATGAGATGAaaatggaggaggaggaggaagaggaggccAGTTTAAGTGTGACAGGAGTTATACCTAATTTGCATACACAG CGACCAGCCACCCAACTCGGGCTGACAAGACCTGGAACTGAAGCTTTGGATCTCAGACAGGCTGTTGGCCAGTCCACTGGTG AACCTTTCCTAGTATGTTTCATGGCCAGCAGCATTCAGCGTGATTGTAAACCAGCAGCCATGACCATTAGCAGAGTGCCAGTACAATGTTCCCTGGTAAGTTCAGCAGCACAGCAACGTCTGTTGACCCAGAGGGGAGATGGCGAGGAACTAGTAAAGGAGCAACTTGGAAAAAATAAACAATTATGTATTCAGCTCAAGCTTAAGCCATTCATCTGCGAATTTTGTGAAATGCAGTTTAAAAGGAAGAGCCATCTTACAGAACATGGACGCATTCACACTGGTGAAAAGCCATTCAGATGTCAACAATGTGATATGACATTTACACGTAAAAGTAATCTTGTACAACATGAATATCTTCACACTGGGGAAAAACTATTCAAGTGTGAATATTGTGAGAAGAGATTCACGAGAAAACGAGATGTTACACAACATGGATatattcatactggtgaaaagCCGTTCAAGTGTAAACATTGTGATAAAAAGTTTCCTAGAAAACAGCATCTTGCTCAACATGAGCGTCTGCACACTGGCGAAAGGCCCTTCAGCTGTGAACACTGTGAGAAGAGGTTTCATCAAAAGACCGCTTTAAAACATCACATACTTCTTCACGCTGGAGAAAAGCTGTACGCGTGTTTACATTGCGACATGAAGTTCACGCAGAAGTCTGCTCTGACAGTGcatgagcgtattcacactggagaacgACCATTTAAGTGTTGCCACTGCGAGCTGAAGTTTGCGCGTAAAAGTGATCTTAAACAACATGGACGTATTCACACGGGAGAAAAGCCGTTCGGGTGTGAATGTTGTGGAAGGAGGTTTGCTCGAAAACCGTCACTTACACGTCATGAATATACACATTCTGGACAAAAACCATTCAGATGTGACACATGTGAGATGAGGTTCACTCAAAAGTATTTTCTCACAGAACACGTACgaattcacactggagaaaaaccgttTAAGTGTGGTCATTGTGAGATGAGGTTTACTCAGAAAGCTCAACTCAAACGGCATCAGCATGttcacactggtgaaaatcttTTCATGTGCCAGCATTGTGAGATGATGTTTACCAAAAAATCTCATCTTACACAGCATGAGCGTACGCATAGTAGGGAAAATCGAGTTCAGTCGTGA